A genomic segment from Perca flavescens isolate YP-PL-M2 chromosome 13, PFLA_1.0, whole genome shotgun sequence encodes:
- the tmigd1 gene encoding transmembrane and immunoglobulin domain-containing protein 1 yields the protein MKLIRPLLFHLLLYCAIQTLGVKIQSVPGVNNEGVIQTELEKTVSLVCQSDSGHETQADEELVWMRNGKVVSLTEENKKGRSSVCVTPIISEDDGATFTCHLSKNDTVTASVTLNVTYPPQLSGSEEVAVEEGAVLVLQCDIWANPPVFSVSWTLNGSTVDLLAGGFSVTNDGFTSRITANRVEKSLHEGTFQCTAKSPIYEEYSKKFIVAVTEKTLKVPLMPMIAGLVVVCLTALLAIASRWNKITKCCK from the exons ATGAAGTTGATCAGACCCCTTCTTTTCCATTTACTCCTGTACTGTGCAATCCAGACATTAG GTGTCAAGATCCAGTCTGTCCCAGGAGTCAACAATGAGGGTGTTATACAGACAGAGCTGGAGAAGACTGTGTCTCTGGTTTGTCAGTCTGACAGCGGCCATGAGACTCAGGCTGATGAAGAGTTGGTATGGATGAGGAATGGCAAGGTCGTCAGTCTgacagaagaaaataaaaagggtcGCAGCAGCGTGTGTGTTACACCCATCATCAGTGAAGATGATGGTGCCACTTTCACCTGCCACCTGAGCAAAAATGACACAGTTACTGCCTCAGTCACCCTGAATGTCACAT ATCCCCCACAGCTCTCTGGGTCAGAGGAGGTTGCAGTAGAAGAAGGGGCAGTGCTAGTCCTGCAGTGTGATATCTGGGCCAATCCACCTGTGTTTTCCGTGTCTTGGACACTAAATGGGAGCACAGTGGATCTATTAGCAGGTGGCTTCTCGGTGACCAATGACGGCTTTACAAGCCGGATAACCGCCAACAGAGTGGAGAAAAGCTTGCATGAAGGCACATTTCAGTGCACAGCAAAGTCTCCCATATATGAAGAATACAGCAAGAAATTCATTGTTGCAGTAACAG AAAAGACCTTGAAGGTACCACTAATGCCCATGATAGCAGGCCTAGTGGTGGTGTGCCTTACTGCACTTCTTGCCATTGCTTCACGGTGGAACAAAATTACAAAG TGCTGCAAGTAG
- the slc47a1 gene encoding multidrug and toxin extrusion protein 1 produces the protein MPFVSTIFCGHIGNAELAGYALASATVTITTTATGYGFVLACDTLISQTFGSKNMKRVGVILQRSSLILLFFCLPCWGLLINTQNLLLILYQENEVARIAQLYVIAFLPAVPAMFLHMLQVAYLQNQGIILPQLYTAAAANIFNLGVNYVLIFSLDLGVVGSAIAHSLSQIATCLLLFGYIRWKKLHQQTWEGWSIECLQEWGSYMKLAIPSTFMVCFEWWIWEIGGFLAGVLGEEDLAAQHVLAELGTLSYMFPLGVHAAACVRVGNALGAGNTTRAILTCKVALVLSGVLAVFQGIVIAGCKSELGYIFTSDEKIVEIVSENLTVYTFLQFFDALLCVCSGILVGSGMQKIAALSNLVCYYCIGLPVGIALMFAAKLRILGLWLGLLICASLEMGFFLFLIYKLNWKKITHKAVLRAGKKVVLIPKRPISTVINEEIVPDISDCPDTAQLDTEKAPKADGYSPVNTQDQEVKAGHEAEANNTNTRRAEGDAEQSKKTSSTKTQALLSVSELILRRGLIFLISVLILAIGVAFHIAFPVPEPSAHSRANFTLNWDNDSSPTPLAPNPNL, from the exons ATGCCTTTTGTTAGCACCATATTCTGTGGTCACATTGGCAATGCAGAACTGGCTGGATATGCACTCGCCTCAGCG ACCGTTACAATAACCACAACTGCAACAGGCTATGGCTTTGTCTTGGCTTGTGACACACTAATTTCCCAG ACATTTGGCAGTAAGAACATGAAACGTGTGGGAGTAATTCTCCAAAGGAGTTCATTGATCCTGCTGTTCTTTTGTCTGCCCTGTTGGGGTCTTCTCATCAACACTCAGAACTTGCTGCTCATCTTGTACCAAGAGAATGAGGTGGCAAG aattgcccagctctacgtGATAGCATTTCTACCAGCTGTTCCA GCCATGTTCCTGCACATGCTGCAAGTTGCCTACCTACAAAACCAG GGGATCATTCTACCTCAGTTgtacacagcagcagcagcaaacatTTTTAACCTGGGGGTCAACTACGTCTTaatcttcagccttgatttggGTGTGGT TGGATCAGCAATTGCTCACAGCCTCTCTCAGATAGCCACCTGCCTGCTGTTGTTTGGCTACATCCGATGGAAGAAGCTCCATCAGCAGACATGGGAAG GCTGGTCCATAGAATGTCTGCAGGAATGGGGCTCCTATATGAAGCTGGCTATTCCTAGCACATTCATGGTCTGCTTTGAATGGTGGATCTGGGAGATCGGAGGTTTCCTTGCTG GTGTACTTGGAGAGGAGGATCTTGCTGCACAGCATGTACTAGCAGAACTAGGAACATTGTCATATATG TTCCCTCTAGGTGTCCATGCAGCTGCCTGTGTGCGTGTTGGGAATGCTCTGGGGGCCGGGAACACTACCAGGGCCATACTAACCTGCAAAGTGGCCCTTGTGCTGTCAG GAGTGCTTGCTGTGTTCCAGGGTATTGTCATTGCTGGCTGTAAGTCCGAGCTTGGCTACATATTTACCTCTGATGA AAAAATTGTGGAAATTGTCTCAGAGAACCTCACAGTCTACACATTTCTACAATTCTTTGATGCACTTCTG tgtgtcTGCTCAGGGATTCTTGTAGGATCTGGGATGCAGAAAATTGCTGCCTTGTCCAACCTGGTGTGTTACTACTGCATTGGTCTGCCAGTGGGAATAGCTCTGATGTTTGCTGCTAAGCTCAGAATATTAG GCTTGTGGCTGGGTCTCTTAATATGTGCTTCATTAGAAATGGGTTTCTTCCTCTTCCTAATCTACAAACTCAACTGGAAGAAAATCACACACAAG GCTGTCCTGCGAGCTGGAAAGAAAGTGGTGTTGATACCAAAGCGCCCTATTAGTACAGTGATTAATGAAGAGATAGTGCCTGACATCTCGGACTGCCCAGATACA GCCCAGTTGGACACAGAAAAAGCCCCTAAAGCAGATGGCTACAGTCCAGTCAACACCCAGGATCAGGAGGTGAAAGCCGGTCATGAGGCTGAGGccaacaacacaaatacaagaaGAGCTGAGGGGGATGCTGAGCAGAGCAAAAAGACTTCAAGCACCAAAACTCAAGCGCTGCTCTCTGTTTCTGAGCTGATCTTGCGCCGGGGACTCATTTTCTTGATTTCAGTTCTGATTTTGGCCATAGGTGTTGCTTTCCACATTGCTTTCCCTGTACCGGAGCCCTCCGCTCACAGCAGGGCCAACTTTACATTGAACTGGGATAATGACTCCAGTCCTACACCACTGGCCCCGAACCCAAACCTCTGA